In Leptolyngbya sp. SIO1E4, one DNA window encodes the following:
- a CDS encoding DEAD/DEAH box helicase has product MSAKPQHPRLRPYQVELINALYRKLNEGHKKVAIIAGTGAGKTVISGQICAHAEGAGKRLMFLVHLDVLVGQTYEKMKSFGLHCGFIKAGWEEDRQAPIQIASVQTMAQRKWWRTWPADVIFYDEAHTTLFSRIGKSVLYKTHPQAVHLAMTATPERLGKDQLGEHLDTLVASPVPSDLQAMGFLSQMKYFSMPPDGIANLKGVKTVRGDYDEAGLKHACDRPELVSKIVREWRRLTAGKRTIAFCVDIEHARHVAEAFRQAGVPTDTVEGSTPIKERKRMYADLRDERILILTSCNVISIGFDEPSVEVGLMLRPTQSSALHFQQIGRVMRISPQTGKHYGIILDQAGNLERLGFPEDIEEYHLPMRKEGSGGGKPPPMKACPQCGRMVYAFFAKCPDCNHQWVSERPLNLEDMVEIYSREQGHQIKDIPTLIEIFHGHRRRVFKSGYAVTLADHNFFEHTGRSPRDAWCFGSIFGNRPTWEQQQAFLEYLHRGARRLGKGSDWIMREYEKEFGPGSWEQMARMQPQRRSHRHPAG; this is encoded by the coding sequence ATGTCTGCTAAACCCCAGCACCCTAGGCTGCGCCCCTACCAGGTTGAGCTAATTAATGCTTTATATCGCAAGCTCAATGAAGGGCATAAGAAAGTGGCCATTATTGCGGGAACCGGGGCCGGTAAAACTGTCATTAGTGGGCAAATCTGCGCCCATGCAGAGGGTGCGGGCAAGCGGTTAATGTTTCTGGTGCATCTGGATGTGCTGGTGGGGCAGACCTATGAAAAAATGAAGTCCTTTGGGCTGCACTGTGGCTTTATCAAAGCTGGATGGGAGGAAGATCGGCAGGCTCCTATTCAAATCGCTAGCGTGCAGACCATGGCTCAACGTAAATGGTGGCGGACTTGGCCTGCAGACGTGATTTTCTATGACGAAGCCCACACCACACTGTTTAGCCGCATTGGTAAGTCCGTCCTTTACAAGACCCATCCTCAGGCTGTGCATCTAGCGATGACGGCTACCCCAGAACGATTGGGGAAAGACCAACTAGGCGAGCACTTGGACACGTTAGTGGCGTCCCCGGTACCCAGCGACCTGCAAGCGATGGGCTTCCTATCCCAAATGAAGTATTTCAGTATGCCGCCGGACGGCATTGCTAATCTGAAAGGGGTCAAAACGGTGCGCGGGGACTATGACGAGGCAGGCTTGAAGCATGCTTGCGATCGCCCCGAACTCGTTTCTAAAATCGTTCGTGAGTGGCGTCGTTTAACGGCAGGCAAACGCACCATCGCTTTTTGTGTAGACATTGAGCATGCTCGCCATGTGGCAGAAGCTTTTCGTCAGGCAGGAGTGCCCACAGATACTGTAGAGGGCAGCACGCCGATTAAGGAACGCAAGCGCATGTATGCTGACTTGCGGGATGAGCGCATTCTGATTCTGACCTCTTGCAATGTGATCAGTATCGGGTTTGATGAACCCAGCGTAGAAGTAGGGTTGATGTTGCGTCCGACTCAGTCCAGTGCGCTTCATTTTCAGCAAATCGGTCGGGTGATGAGGATTTCACCCCAGACGGGTAAGCACTATGGCATCATTCTGGATCAAGCTGGTAACTTAGAGCGATTAGGCTTTCCAGAAGATATTGAAGAATATCATCTGCCTATGCGGAAGGAGGGCAGCGGCGGGGGCAAACCCCCACCCATGAAAGCTTGTCCCCAGTGTGGGCGCATGGTCTATGCCTTTTTTGCGAAGTGTCCAGACTGTAACCATCAGTGGGTGTCAGAGCGACCCTTGAATTTAGAGGATATGGTGGAAATCTACTCCCGTGAGCAGGGTCACCAAATTAAGGATATTCCCACGCTAATCGAGATTTTCCATGGCCATCGCCGTCGTGTTTTCAAGAGTGGATATGCGGTGACCTTAGCCGATCACAACTTCTTTGAACATACTGGGCGATCGCCCCGCGATGCTTGGTGTTTCGGCTCCATTTTTGGCAACCGCCCCACTTGGGAACAGCAACAAGCCTTTTTAGAATACTTACATCGCGGTGCCCGCCGTCTTGGTAAAGGTTCCGACTGGATTATGCGCGAATATGAAAAGGAGTTTGGTCCCGGTAGCTGGGAGCAAATGGCGCGCATGCAGCCGCAGCGGCGCAGTCATCGGCATCCTGCAGGGTGA
- a CDS encoding LysM peptidoglycan-binding domain-containing M23 family metallopeptidase gives MKPVFTQELVPDAQGLWSCSLPLQSARGSVETSQKVRTSATVLSLAISLGVSGALFSSAEAADSMEIAALPSVADVPGALPSYGSDRPSGAAATYHTVAEGETVWDIAKRYRVAIEDIKTANGIAEDQVIQAGQVLKVPSSALSEPAIEQSLHSDSPDLVAASSLSTNSLSTAEEPEHLSGAESRVAPSSLSAFLEAQRMASELSSAQQESSLSAADEDPVSEDSRLSDSVAALPTEDLSQDFPEQFSAVEESELTSTASMEDISISEGQVVHRIGVGETIWSIARSHGIEPEMLRKANGVADPRLIFPGDSLVIPTDALIGRDERTAKLPQLNELVESQIEARPGQEPVEVLSAYDAEPEVKAVNEAEISLAGVFPAAEADSAVDDISEEAVDPYVVGLLSDVTEANQGQQQAVVVASADEELPEFVGLLPGAERETASEASSQEAAYGLPEVEVVNPQFSPAAETDAVDDVDESSLSSENLLAAAPLGSEVYSPIIENPEGRVVSPSMPVLPDQGEYLPEAPAHFRGYAWPAQGVLTSGYGWRWGRMHRGIDIAGPVGTPIFSAGPGVVVRSGWNSGGYGNMVDVRHPDGSMTRYAHNSRLLVQEGQQVRQGQQIAEMGSTGYSTGPHLHFEIHLPDEGTVNPMAYLPAQ, from the coding sequence TTGAAGCCTGTATTTACTCAGGAGCTTGTCCCAGACGCGCAAGGTCTATGGAGTTGCTCTTTACCTTTACAGAGCGCTCGGGGATCGGTAGAGACTAGCCAGAAGGTACGTACTTCTGCTACGGTTCTGAGCTTAGCGATTTCCCTAGGAGTTTCTGGAGCCCTATTCTCCAGTGCTGAAGCGGCTGATTCCATGGAAATTGCGGCATTGCCTTCCGTCGCAGATGTACCAGGAGCGTTGCCGTCTTACGGATCCGATAGGCCAAGTGGGGCAGCAGCCACCTATCATACGGTCGCTGAGGGAGAGACTGTTTGGGATATTGCCAAACGCTACAGGGTGGCAATTGAAGATATTAAGACTGCTAACGGTATCGCTGAGGATCAAGTTATTCAAGCGGGCCAAGTCTTGAAAGTTCCCTCTTCAGCTTTGTCTGAGCCAGCTATTGAGCAGTCGTTGCACAGTGATTCTCCCGATTTGGTAGCTGCAAGCTCTCTATCAACCAACTCTCTGTCCACCGCTGAGGAGCCTGAGCATCTGTCTGGTGCTGAGAGCAGAGTTGCGCCTTCAAGCTTATCGGCATTTTTAGAAGCCCAACGGATGGCAAGTGAGCTTTCGAGTGCTCAGCAGGAGTCAAGTCTTTCTGCTGCTGATGAAGATCCAGTCAGTGAGGACTCCAGACTTTCTGACTCTGTCGCCGCGCTCCCGACTGAAGACCTTTCCCAAGATTTCCCAGAGCAGTTCAGTGCTGTTGAGGAGTCAGAACTCACCTCTACAGCATCAATGGAAGATATTTCGATATCGGAAGGTCAGGTTGTCCATCGAATCGGAGTGGGTGAGACTATCTGGTCAATTGCTCGTTCTCACGGCATTGAGCCAGAGATGTTGAGGAAAGCAAATGGTGTTGCTGATCCTCGTCTTATATTCCCAGGGGATAGTTTGGTTATTCCAACTGATGCCCTGATAGGACGAGATGAGCGGACTGCTAAGCTGCCTCAGCTGAATGAGTTGGTTGAGTCTCAAATTGAGGCTAGACCTGGGCAAGAGCCTGTTGAAGTGCTGAGTGCCTATGATGCAGAACCCGAAGTTAAGGCTGTGAATGAAGCTGAAATTTCACTGGCTGGCGTTTTTCCGGCTGCTGAGGCTGACTCTGCGGTAGATGACATCAGTGAAGAGGCTGTAGATCCTTACGTTGTGGGTTTACTGTCAGACGTGACCGAGGCAAATCAGGGACAACAACAAGCGGTTGTTGTTGCCAGTGCCGATGAAGAGTTGCCTGAGTTTGTTGGGCTTCTACCTGGAGCTGAAAGGGAAACAGCCTCTGAAGCATCTTCTCAGGAGGCTGCCTATGGTTTACCTGAGGTTGAGGTTGTCAACCCACAGTTCTCTCCGGCAGCAGAAACAGATGCTGTGGATGATGTTGATGAAAGTTCTTTGTCTTCAGAGAACTTGCTCGCAGCGGCTCCTTTAGGGTCTGAAGTTTACTCTCCTATCATTGAGAATCCTGAGGGGCGTGTTGTGTCTCCCAGTATGCCGGTATTGCCTGATCAAGGGGAGTATCTACCAGAGGCACCCGCTCACTTCCGTGGGTATGCATGGCCTGCGCAGGGTGTTTTGACATCTGGGTATGGTTGGCGTTGGGGGCGTATGCATCGCGGTATTGATATCGCAGGCCCTGTAGGAACACCAATTTTCTCAGCGGGTCCTGGAGTAGTTGTGCGCTCTGGATGGAATTCTGGGGGCTATGGCAACATGGTTGATGTCCGCCATCCTGATGGCAGCATGACTCGTTATGCTCATAACAGTCGGCTTCTAGTGCAGGAAGGTCAGCAGGTTCGCCAAGGGCAGCAGATTGCTGAAATGGGTAGTACCGGGTACAGCACTGGGCCTCACTTACATTTCGAGATTCATTTGCCTGACGAGGGTACGGTGAATCCCATGGCTTATCTCCCCGCTCAATAA
- a CDS encoding tRNA (cytidine(34)-2'-O)-methyltransferase yields MPKVVLVYPEIPPNTGNIARTCAATATELHLIKPLGFDLSDRYLKRAGLDYWPYVDLHIHESWQAFQTIATAMGGQLVGFSTSGTCSYIKVPYQADDWLLFGKETAGLPSEILAACNITACIPMKQPGVRSLNLSVSVAIGLFEALRQTHQLT; encoded by the coding sequence ATGCCCAAGGTTGTTCTTGTTTATCCAGAAATTCCGCCGAATACTGGCAATATTGCCCGCACCTGTGCGGCTACAGCGACTGAGCTGCACCTCATTAAGCCACTGGGGTTTGACCTCAGCGATCGCTACCTGAAGCGAGCTGGACTAGACTATTGGCCCTATGTGGACCTCCATATCCATGAATCTTGGCAGGCATTTCAGACGATAGCCACCGCCATGGGGGGGCAGCTGGTTGGTTTTAGCACTTCAGGAACTTGCAGCTATATAAAGGTTCCCTACCAGGCTGATGATTGGTTGCTGTTCGGCAAGGAAACGGCTGGGCTCCCCTCCGAAATTTTGGCAGCCTGTAACATTACTGCCTGTATCCCGATGAAGCAACCAGGAGTGCGGAGCCTCAATTTATCGGTCAGCGTAGCCATTGGCTTGTTTGAAGCGCTGCGACAGACCCACCAGCTTACTTAA
- the gshA gene encoding glutamate--cysteine ligase, whose protein sequence is MSLSKGFEVEIYTGKPSGDIVGFSDQIVANLNGFVREPDARNVEYTTAPLLRYEQLLCELVRPRQTLRQYLRTLGDYTLIPGSTLSLGDTRRFYRSDPQNPYHAYIEETYHTDVVTASIHINIGIADPEILMRACRLLRMEAPLYLALTASSPFLDNAVTGYHSTRWHLFPKTPQHVPLFESHQHHIDWTEAQLTQGTMRNVRHLWSSVRPNGDRRPYCLNRLELRICDLVINPLHLLAVTALLEARLLQLMANPALDPLSTSNLPEHTRQADLLAIADANEQTVAQYSLDAQVRHWYDGRILSARSWIQDLYETLWPIAHQHGFSCFLTPVGRILDKGNEAQQWLSLYDKGYSIPEIMAAAIQEAEQQDQALIEDLCLPCLV, encoded by the coding sequence GTGTCGCTGTCAAAAGGGTTTGAAGTTGAAATCTACACAGGAAAACCATCAGGGGACATTGTTGGATTTTCTGACCAGATTGTGGCAAATCTGAATGGTTTTGTTCGAGAACCTGATGCGCGCAATGTGGAATATACAACGGCCCCTCTGCTGCGTTACGAGCAACTCCTCTGTGAACTCGTGCGGCCACGGCAAACGCTACGCCAATACTTACGAACGCTGGGCGATTACACGCTAATTCCAGGAAGCACACTATCCTTAGGGGATACTCGCAGATTTTACCGCTCTGACCCTCAGAACCCTTATCACGCCTATATTGAGGAGACTTACCATACCGATGTGGTGACTGCTAGCATTCATATCAATATTGGGATTGCAGATCCAGAAATCCTGATGCGGGCCTGCCGTTTGCTGCGGATGGAAGCGCCTTTATACCTGGCGTTAACAGCCTCTTCCCCTTTCTTAGATAATGCAGTCACTGGATACCATTCAACTCGGTGGCACCTTTTCCCAAAGACACCTCAGCACGTTCCCCTATTTGAAAGCCACCAGCATCATATTGACTGGACTGAAGCACAGTTAACCCAAGGCACCATGCGTAATGTGAGGCACCTTTGGAGTTCGGTGCGGCCGAATGGCGATCGCCGCCCCTATTGCTTGAACCGTCTGGAACTCCGAATTTGTGATTTGGTGATTAACCCCCTACACCTGCTGGCCGTCACCGCTCTATTAGAAGCGCGCCTGCTACAGCTAATGGCGAATCCAGCGTTAGATCCGCTCAGCACCAGTAACCTCCCAGAACACACCCGCCAGGCAGATCTGTTAGCGATCGCTGACGCTAATGAGCAGACCGTCGCCCAATATAGTTTGGATGCCCAGGTGCGCCATTGGTATGACGGCCGCATTCTTTCTGCCAGGAGTTGGATTCAAGACCTGTATGAAACGCTCTGGCCGATTGCCCATCAACATGGCTTTAGCTGTTTCTTAACGCCCGTAGGGCGGATTTTAGACAAGGGCAATGAAGCCCAGCAGTGGCTGTCGCTCTACGATAAGGGCTATAGCATCCCAGAAATCATGGCCGCTGCCATCCAGGAAGCTGAGCAACAGGATCAGGCACTGATTGAAGATCTATGCTTGCCATGCTTAGTTTAA
- the dnaK gene encoding molecular chaperone DnaK, producing the protein MGKVVGIDLGTTNSVVSVMEGGKPVVIANAEGMRTTPSVVAFSKDGERLVGQMARRQAVLNPQNTFYGVKRFIGRKYSELTADSKQVPYTIRRGEAGEVRVQCPRLEKEFAPEEIAAMVLRKLADEASRYLGQPVTGAAITVPAYFNDAQRQATRNAGRIAGLEVKRILNEPTAAALAYGLDQRYSQTVLVFDLGGGTFDVSILDVGDGVFEVRATSGDTQLGGTNFDKKIVDWLADQFLEAEGVDLRRDRQSLQRLTEAAEKAKIELSGVNTTEINLPFITATADGPKHLETALTRPQFEGLCGDLLSRLRGPLKQALSDAGLAPDQIDEVVMVGGASRMPMVQDMVRSLIRRPPNQNVNPDEVVAIGAAVQAGILTQEVQDILLLDVTPLSLGLETIGGVMKKVIPRNTTIPVRRSDIFSTSENNQTMVEVHVLQGEREMVADNKSLGRFKLMGIPPAPRGVPQVQVSFDIDANGILQVSAMDRTTGREQSLTIQGSSTLSEEEVQVMIREAEEFSETDRLKREQVEKRNRAEALTYQAERVLREVVLDFGMQFARDRRRRIERLIQELRECLEQNDERGIDITQSELQDEVYELNREAYLYEDDTEETDFLGQIGGTLRRTFSGGDDAGDRYEDSWTRRPAWEEDAWDYDAPPYRGDRRSNDYYGAPPRSQPDPYAPRRDAYRPEPPPYRDDPQPYDRARNAPNYSQSSQAPARGYRDESYPPKFEDRGYQEPRRYRDDAYRTPPEADPWNDSNNQYPSERPPARPRNDRDWNRSPEPNPPRSFRETDRSWDASVGKNRDYDSPRRGASDRFENDWGDEDEWL; encoded by the coding sequence ATGGGAAAAGTTGTTGGTATTGACCTGGGCACAACCAACTCAGTGGTCTCTGTGATGGAGGGAGGCAAGCCAGTTGTCATTGCCAATGCTGAAGGGATGCGAACGACGCCTTCAGTGGTTGCATTCAGCAAAGATGGCGAGCGTTTGGTGGGTCAAATGGCGCGGCGTCAGGCTGTCCTTAACCCTCAAAATACTTTTTATGGCGTTAAGCGGTTTATTGGTCGCAAATATTCAGAGCTGACGGCTGACTCTAAGCAAGTCCCGTATACGATTCGCAGAGGGGAAGCAGGCGAGGTTCGCGTTCAATGCCCACGATTAGAAAAAGAATTTGCTCCCGAAGAAATTGCAGCCATGGTGCTGCGAAAACTTGCTGATGAGGCCAGCCGTTACTTAGGCCAGCCTGTGACCGGTGCTGCAATTACGGTACCCGCCTACTTTAATGATGCGCAGCGACAGGCGACTCGGAATGCAGGCCGCATTGCTGGGCTAGAGGTAAAGCGTATTCTCAATGAACCGACGGCTGCCGCTTTAGCCTATGGGCTCGATCAGCGATACAGCCAAACGGTTTTAGTCTTCGACTTAGGGGGTGGCACATTCGACGTCTCCATTTTGGACGTGGGTGATGGCGTCTTTGAGGTCAGGGCCACCTCTGGAGACACGCAGCTAGGGGGCACCAACTTTGACAAAAAAATTGTGGATTGGTTGGCGGATCAGTTTCTGGAAGCAGAAGGGGTTGATCTGCGGCGCGATCGCCAGTCTTTGCAAAGGCTGACAGAAGCTGCTGAAAAAGCCAAGATCGAGCTGTCTGGTGTCAACACAACAGAAATTAACTTGCCGTTTATTACGGCGACTGCCGATGGCCCTAAGCATTTAGAAACGGCCCTAACCCGACCGCAATTTGAAGGGCTCTGCGGCGATTTACTGAGCCGTTTGCGAGGCCCCTTAAAGCAGGCATTGTCAGATGCAGGGTTGGCCCCCGACCAAATTGATGAGGTCGTAATGGTCGGGGGGGCCAGCCGCATGCCCATGGTGCAAGACATGGTGCGATCGCTCATCCGTCGCCCCCCCAATCAGAACGTCAATCCCGATGAAGTTGTCGCCATTGGCGCAGCCGTGCAAGCAGGGATTCTCACCCAAGAAGTACAAGATATTTTGCTCTTAGATGTGACGCCGCTTTCCTTGGGGCTTGAAACCATTGGCGGAGTCATGAAAAAAGTCATTCCTCGCAACACTACCATTCCGGTTCGGCGCTCTGATATTTTCTCGACCTCAGAAAATAATCAGACCATGGTGGAGGTACATGTGCTCCAAGGGGAGCGGGAAATGGTAGCCGATAATAAGTCCCTCGGACGCTTCAAGCTGATGGGGATTCCCCCAGCTCCCCGTGGCGTCCCCCAGGTACAGGTCTCATTCGACATTGACGCGAACGGTATCCTGCAAGTCTCGGCGATGGATCGCACTACCGGGCGCGAACAGAGCCTGACGATCCAAGGCTCTTCGACGCTTAGCGAAGAGGAAGTTCAGGTCATGATTCGGGAGGCCGAGGAATTTTCTGAAACGGATCGCCTAAAGCGCGAGCAAGTGGAAAAACGCAACCGCGCCGAAGCCCTAACCTATCAAGCGGAGCGCGTGCTGCGGGAGGTGGTTTTAGACTTTGGTATGCAGTTTGCTCGCGATCGCCGCCGCCGCATTGAACGGCTGATCCAAGAGCTGCGGGAATGTCTGGAACAAAACGACGAACGGGGAATCGATATCACCCAATCTGAACTGCAGGATGAGGTGTATGAACTGAATCGCGAAGCCTATCTGTACGAAGATGACACTGAAGAGACAGACTTTTTAGGACAGATCGGTGGCACCCTCCGACGCACCTTTAGCGGGGGAGATGATGCAGGCGATCGCTATGAAGATAGTTGGACTCGCCGACCGGCTTGGGAAGAGGATGCATGGGATTATGATGCCCCCCCTTACCGGGGCGATCGCCGCTCCAATGATTACTACGGAGCCCCACCCCGTTCTCAGCCAGATCCCTACGCCCCTCGAAGAGACGCTTACCGGCCTGAGCCCCCTCCTTATCGGGATGATCCTCAGCCCTACGATCGCGCCCGGAATGCCCCCAACTATAGCCAATCATCACAGGCTCCCGCCCGTGGATATCGGGATGAGTCCTATCCTCCAAAGTTTGAGGATAGGGGGTATCAGGAACCTCGTCGCTATCGGGATGATGCCTACCGAACACCCCCAGAAGCCGACCCTTGGAATGACTCCAACAATCAATACCCGTCGGAGAGACCCCCTGCTCGCCCCCGCAACGATCGCGATTGGAACCGTTCACCCGAACCTAATCCCCCTCGCTCGTTCCGCGAAACTGATCGCTCCTGGGATGCATCGGTGGGCAAGAACCGCGACTACGATTCTCCCAGGCGTGGAGCGAGCGATCGCTTTGAGAACGACTGGGGAGATGAGGACGAGTGGTTATAG
- a CDS encoding J domain-containing protein gives MQNFRNYFELLEVTQDASLEEVKRSYRQLARKYHPDLNPGDKQAEEQFKLLGEAYEVLSDPEKRSQYEEYSSFWKQKGFRKRVSKFSFNNIDFSDLGDFNTFVEQLLNRRSDAAPNSNNGRSPEPSPYRPRQTSPSQPNGSRRAPAPRTSSNRRDAEASLTVPLERAYAGGRERIRLEDGRSLEVDMPAGMVTGQRIRLKGQGIGGGNLYLRIEVEPHPFFALIENDLHCRIPITPSEAALGSTITVPTLEGPVQLAIPAGAQTGKRLRLAGRGYPIGRERRGDQIVEIEVVVPQQLSDRERALYEELQAISTFTPRDQLYLQQTPLE, from the coding sequence ATGCAAAACTTTCGAAACTATTTTGAACTGCTAGAGGTTACCCAAGACGCTTCTTTAGAAGAGGTGAAACGGTCTTATCGCCAATTAGCTCGAAAATATCATCCTGATTTGAATCCAGGCGATAAGCAAGCAGAAGAGCAGTTTAAGCTTCTAGGTGAAGCCTATGAAGTGCTCTCTGATCCAGAAAAGCGGTCTCAATATGAGGAATACAGCAGCTTTTGGAAGCAGAAGGGCTTTCGCAAACGGGTTAGCAAGTTTTCGTTTAATAACATTGACTTTAGTGACCTAGGAGACTTCAACACCTTTGTAGAGCAATTGCTCAATCGCCGCAGCGATGCTGCTCCCAACAGCAATAACGGGCGTTCCCCAGAGCCTTCACCCTATCGCCCCCGCCAGACCAGCCCTAGCCAGCCCAATGGCAGTCGCCGGGCACCCGCCCCCCGCACGAGCAGTAACCGACGGGATGCGGAGGCCAGTCTAACGGTTCCTTTAGAGCGCGCCTATGCTGGAGGACGAGAACGAATTCGGTTGGAAGATGGCCGCTCGTTAGAAGTCGATATGCCCGCTGGCATGGTCACAGGGCAGCGTATTCGTCTCAAGGGACAAGGCATTGGCGGCGGCAACCTATACTTGCGCATTGAGGTTGAGCCTCATCCATTTTTTGCCCTGATCGAGAATGATCTCCATTGTCGAATTCCCATAACGCCCAGCGAAGCGGCCCTCGGCAGCACAATCACCGTGCCAACATTAGAGGGGCCGGTGCAGTTAGCGATTCCGGCCGGTGCACAAACCGGTAAACGGTTACGGCTAGCTGGCCGAGGATACCCCATTGGACGAGAACGCCGGGGCGATCAGATTGTAGAAATCGAGGTGGTTGTACCACAGCAACTGAGCGATCGCGAGCGCGCACTATATGAGGAATTACAGGCAATTTCAACCTTTACCCCTCGGGATCAGCTGTATTTACAGCAAACACCCCTAGAGTAA
- a CDS encoding transglutaminase family protein — protein sequence MRYQISHTTHYTYSQAVFLGGHILRLRPRSDSHQTLRKFAIEISPTPDIASEQIDLLGGDCLGVWFPNEKTSCLKIQTRSEVETHCTLPFNYLIEPWATTLPLDYPTSVLTGLMPYLHRPLPGTIAATVADLAQQILYEVDYNLSFFLTTLNQHIYDRCTYVVREQGAPLPSGITWQQKQGTCRDFVVLFMDACRAVGVAARFVSGYQEGDPDQASHDLHAWVEAYVPGGGWRGFDPTHGLAVADRHIALAIGADPKQAAPVTGSLRGGQPAQSTLTTQISVKKLDEA from the coding sequence ATGCGATATCAGATTTCACACACCACCCATTACACCTATAGTCAGGCGGTATTTTTAGGGGGGCATATTTTACGTTTGCGTCCTCGAAGCGATAGCCATCAGACGCTGCGCAAATTTGCGATTGAAATTTCCCCAACCCCTGACATCGCTAGCGAACAGATTGATTTGCTGGGAGGAGACTGCTTAGGTGTGTGGTTTCCCAATGAAAAAACTTCTTGTCTTAAAATCCAGACGCGGTCTGAGGTAGAGACCCACTGCACGCTTCCCTTCAACTACCTGATTGAGCCTTGGGCCACGACACTCCCATTAGATTATCCAACATCTGTTTTGACGGGGCTGATGCCCTACTTACACCGTCCGCTGCCGGGGACCATTGCAGCGACTGTGGCAGATCTCGCCCAGCAAATTCTGTACGAGGTTGACTATAATCTCAGCTTCTTTCTAACAACCCTGAACCAGCATATTTACGATCGCTGCACCTATGTCGTACGTGAACAGGGAGCCCCTTTACCTTCTGGCATTACCTGGCAGCAAAAACAGGGAACCTGCCGTGATTTTGTCGTGCTGTTTATGGATGCCTGTCGTGCTGTGGGAGTGGCAGCCAGGTTTGTCAGCGGTTACCAAGAGGGAGACCCCGATCAGGCTAGTCACGATCTGCATGCTTGGGTTGAAGCCTATGTGCCCGGTGGTGGCTGGCGAGGGTTTGACCCAACCCATGGTTTAGCGGTTGCAGATCGACACATTGCCCTCGCGATTGGTGCCGATCCAAAGCAAGCTGCGCCTGTAACCGGCAGCCTAAGAGGAGGGCAACCGGCTCAATCTACCCTCACCACTCAGATCTCTGTAAAAAAGCTGGATGAGGCATGA
- a CDS encoding peptidase E, which yields MSEIKRQVIAMGGGGFSMEPENQLLDRYVIQQARKSRPTVCFLPHATDDAVRYTFRFFKAFTQLEVTPTHLSLFHPETADLESFLMEQDVIYVGGGNTKSMIALWREWNLDDLLYKAYENGTVLAGVSAGANCWFQQCSTDSIPGEFNMLPCLGIIQGSFCPHYDGEVGRRASLHQLLSENKILNGYAADDGAAAHFINGEFACAVSSRAHAKVYKVNKIDDQILEAAIATHYLGHLEGNVD from the coding sequence ATGTCTGAGATTAAGCGGCAAGTGATCGCCATGGGCGGTGGCGGGTTTTCTATGGAGCCGGAGAATCAATTGCTTGATCGATATGTGATTCAACAGGCGCGTAAAAGCAGACCCACCGTTTGTTTTCTGCCCCATGCCACAGATGATGCGGTTCGGTACACGTTCAGGTTTTTTAAGGCATTCACACAGCTAGAGGTGACCCCGACTCACCTTTCATTATTTCATCCTGAAACAGCTGACCTCGAATCATTTTTGATGGAGCAAGATGTCATCTATGTGGGTGGCGGTAATACAAAAAGTATGATCGCACTCTGGCGTGAATGGAACTTAGATGACTTGCTATACAAAGCCTATGAGAACGGAACCGTTTTGGCTGGTGTCAGTGCTGGTGCAAATTGCTGGTTTCAACAATGTAGTACAGATTCAATTCCGGGTGAGTTTAATATGTTGCCTTGTTTAGGGATTATTCAGGGTAGTTTTTGCCCTCACTATGATGGAGAAGTTGGACGACGCGCGTCACTCCATCAGTTATTAAGTGAAAATAAGATCCTCAACGGGTATGCTGCAGATGATGGAGCGGCCGCTCATTTTATTAACGGTGAGTTTGCTTGTGCGGTCAGTTCGCGGGCCCACGCCAAGGTTTATAAGGTGAATAAAATAGATGATCAGATTCTTGAAGCGGCGATCGCGACCCATTATTTAGGACACCTAGAAGGTAATGTTGATTAA